A DNA window from Thalassospiraceae bacterium LMO-JJ14 contains the following coding sequences:
- a CDS encoding heme-binding protein, giving the protein MAELTLDKAREIIAGARAEGRKLNLNPLTVAVLDAAGNLKALEREDGASNMRPEIATGKANGALAMGLGSRALFERAKSEPFFIQAMNELAGGSLVPVPGGVLIKDGNGKIIGATGITGDNSNNDEAAAKAGIEAAGFVADGG; this is encoded by the coding sequence ATGGCCGAACTGACCCTCGACAAGGCCCGGGAAATCATTGCCGGCGCACGCGCGGAAGGCCGCAAGCTGAATCTCAACCCCCTGACCGTGGCGGTGCTCGATGCAGCGGGGAACCTCAAGGCGCTTGAGCGCGAGGATGGTGCTTCGAACATGCGACCCGAAATTGCCACCGGCAAGGCAAACGGTGCGCTGGCCATGGGATTGGGTTCGCGCGCCTTGTTCGAACGGGCGAAGAGCGAGCCGTTTTTTATCCAGGCCATGAACGAGCTTGCCGGGGGCTCTCTGGTGCCGGTACCGGGTGGTGTGCTGATCAAGGACGGAAACGGCAAGATCATCGGCGCCACCGGCATTACCGGCGACAATTCGAACAATGACGAAGCTGCTGCAAAGGCGGGGATCGAAGCCGCCGGTTTCGTCGCCGATGGCGGTTGA
- the rlmH gene encoding 23S rRNA (pseudouridine(1915)-N(3))-methyltransferase RlmH, which produces MRLTLIAVGRARRGPEQELFNLYLKRLRPALDLIEVEEKRPLAGDELKAREAELISEKIPDGSFLIALDERGKALASRKFAEKIGDLRDTGRDVAFIIGGADGLQDELRQSADLLLGFGPQTWPHMLVRAMLAEQVYRAQSILAGHPYHRD; this is translated from the coding sequence GTGCGGTTGACACTGATCGCGGTCGGGCGCGCCAGGCGCGGCCCGGAGCAGGAACTTTTCAACTTATATCTGAAGCGGCTTCGGCCGGCCTTGGACCTGATCGAGGTTGAGGAGAAGCGCCCCCTTGCGGGCGACGAACTGAAGGCGCGCGAAGCCGAACTGATTTCCGAAAAAATACCCGACGGCAGCTTTCTGATTGCGCTCGACGAGCGGGGCAAGGCGCTCGCCAGCCGGAAATTCGCCGAAAAGATCGGCGATCTCAGGGACACAGGCCGCGACGTTGCATTCATCATCGGCGGCGCCGACGGGCTTCAGGACGAACTGCGCCAAAGCGCCGATCTGCTGCTCGGGTTCGGCCCGCAGACATGGCCGCATATGCTGGTCCGTGCCATGCTGGCGGAACAGGTTTACCGCGCCCAGTCGATTCTCGCCGGTCATCCGTATCATCGCGATTGA